The Stenotrophomonas sp. NA06056 genome segment CGCAGCCAGTACCGCCATGCGGCCGATACGGCCATCCGGCGCCAGCCGGCCTGTGCCGACCGGTTGGCCTTGGGCATCCAGGGCCAGCACGTGGGCACAGACCGGATCCAGGGCATCGCGCTCGAGGACGGCGTCGATGCCCTGCTCCTGCACGAACACCCGCTGGCGTACGTCGTGGATGGCGACGTGGGCCTCGGCGTGGCGTACCTGCTGGACCCGGATCGGGCTCATCGCTCAGCCGCGGCCGGTGTCGCTGTCATCTTCGTCGTGGTCATCGAAGTTGACGATCACTTCAATGCCGTCGTCGTGCACGGTCACCAGATGGACGTCATCGGACATGGCGTCAGTGTCGATGACCTCGATCTGCTCGCGGCCCTCGACCACCTCGCCGAGGACTTCTTCGTCCTCGTCCGCGTACATCTCGTTCGGATCGATCAGCTGGAACACACCGCCGACCAGCAGCTGCTGGATCACCGCACGGCCCTTGTCGGACAGGCCGCGGTAGGCGGCAGCGTCGAGCTGCTCGGCACCGGCCAGGCGCTGCGCGTCCTTCACCGGCAGGGCGAAATCCTGGCCGCTGACATACAGGCTGGCGCCACGCTTGGCCCGGCGCCAGGCCAGCCGCGCCCACGGGTGGCGCTGCAGCAGCAGGCCCGAGGCCAGTGCCTGCACCACTTCTTCCGGGGCCGGTGCGGCCTGGTGGGCCATCACCTCGCCGGCGGCGCGGTAGGTGGTGATGAAGCGGCCGAACCAGTCACCCAGCTTGTCCGGATCGTTCATGCGGATGGCGTTGAGCGCGGTGATCACCCGCGCCATCGCCACCGTGTCGATCTCGTTCGGGTCGGCCGGTGCCTTCAGGTCAGCATCCTCATAGCGGATGTTCTCGTCGGCATCGGCGATCAACGTGTCCAGATAGTCACTGATCAGCTCGGCCGAGGACGGCGCGCGCATGCCGAACGAGAAGGTCAAGCACGGGTCTTCGGCGACGCCGTGATGCGGCACGTTCGGCGGCAGGTACAGCATGTCGCCCGGCGCCAGCACCCAGTCGTGGGTCGGCTTGAACACCTGCAGCAGCTTCAGCTCCACGTCGGGACGGAAGCCCAGCGGCGGGCGCTTGCCCTTGATCGATTCGCTGGCATCGATCTGCCAGCGGCGGTGGCCGTGGGCCTGCAGCAGGAACACGTCGTACTGGTCGACATGGGCGCCAACCGAGCCACCAGTGGCGGCGAAGCTGATCATCACATCGTCCATGCGCCAGCGCGGCAGGAAGCTGAAGTGTTCGATCAGGGCGCGCACGTCCTTGTCCCACTTGTCCACGTCCTGCACCAGCAGGGTCCAGTCGTGGTCGGGCAGGGCGGGGAAGATGTCTTCCTGGAACGGGCCGCTGCGCACGCGCCAGCTGTCCTGGGCCTTGTCGTGCTCGATCAGGCGGGCCAGTACGCCTTCCTCGCACGCCAGCCCGGCCAGGTCTTCCGGCTGCACCGGGGTCTGGAAATCGGGGAAGGCGTTACGGATCAGGAGCGGGCGTTTCTGCCAGAAGTCGCGCAGGAACGCGGCCGGGGACATGCCCAGCGGCTGGCCACGACGGGCGTGGACTTCGATCAGGGGGGAGGTGGACTTGCGGGCGGCCATGGGGGAGTTCCTTGCAGCGGAAAGCGGGAGGGGCGGCGTGGCGGGCCGCCAAGGCCTCCATTGTCCGACGTTCGTTGGGATTGCGCACGTGTGGTGGTTTGTCGCGGGGTTCCGGCCAACGGCGGAGCCCCTCGTGGCGGGGGTCTGGGTTGGTCGCTGAAGGCAAAAGCCGAAGCCGGGGTTGGCCGGGCGGGTGGGCTGCGCGGGGGACGCCGTGAACCCGTCCCTGGGGGCTTGGCCGCGGCATCCATGCCGCGGACACCCCCGCGCAGCCCCCCCGCCCGGCCCATGACAGATTCCTGCGTGGCCCGCCACGGAATGGAAGAAGAAAATCAAAAGCCTGTAGATCCACGCCATGCGTGGATGGGGCATTCCTGGGCAACGTCATCCACGCATGGCGTGGATCTACATGGGCTCCATCGCCGGCAATTTGCATACGGCCCAAAACGCAAAGAGGGACGCGGCGAAGCCGCGTCCCTCTTTCAAATTCCGTCCCGACAACCCAACGCTCTTCGATCCGTCACTAGGACTCTGTCAGAGGTGGGGCGGGTTGGGTTCGCGGGGGTGTCAGCCGCATGGATGCGGCTGCCAAGCCTTATCTGATCGGAATCTGGCAGCGTAGGTGCCGAGAGCCGGCGTGGGCCGCCGTGCAAGCCTGGATCTCGACGATCGCCTTGGAGCTTGGCGCCCACGCCGGAATCTCCCTTGATCCGCCCGAACAGTTGCTGGAGCTGACACTCGCAGTAATAAGACTGGGCAAGCGGGGGAGCTCTCGACCCTTCCAGACTATACGGAGTCCGGTGATGAACGGGATCGGGATTGATGTCAGCAAGCGCCAACTGGATGTCGGCACGACGGACGGAGAGGTGCTGCAGGTTAGCAATAGCGCTTCGGGTTTCGCTGAATTGGATCTCTGGTTGAGGAAACATCCGGTGAGCCAGATCGTGCTGGAGGCCACTGGGGGCTACGAACAGTCAGTACTGAACTTTCTGCACAACGCCGGTCATGCGGTGGTTCGTGCCAACGCGCTGCGGGCTCGCAGGCTGGCCGGGGGAATGGGCCAGTGGCCAAGACCGGCCGTCTGGATGCCTATGCATTGGCGCAGATGGCGGCCTTGGTGAAACTGCCCGCCTATCAGCCACTGGAGCCCGGCAGCAAAAGCTGCGGGAATTTGTGCGGGCGCGTCGACAGACGATGGAAGCCCTGACCGTAGCGCGCCAGCAGCAGGAGATGGTGACCGATCGTGAGTTGCGCCGACTGCTGCAAGCCAGCATCAGCCGCCTGCAGAGGATGGTTGGGCGTTTGGGACAGCAGATTGCCGAGCAGGTTGCCCAGCAACCCCAGCTGGCGGTACTGAAGTCGATGAAAGGCGTGGGCCCTGTCCTGCAGGCGGTATTGGCCAGCTATCTGCCGGAGCTGGGCAAGATCAGCGGCAAGGCCATCGCCAGTCTGGTCGGTGTAGCACCCATGTCCCACGACAGTGGAACCATGCGCGGCAAACGAAGCATCCATGGCGGCAGGGCCGAGATCCGTCAGGTGCTTTACATGGCCAGCATGTCGGCCATGCGGCATGAACCTCGACTGCGCGATTTCTACCAGTCGCTGCGAGCCCGAGGCAAAGAAGGAAAAGTAGCCATCGTGGCGGTGATGCGGAAGATGCTGGTGATTCTCAACGCCCGCGTGCGTGACGCTCAAGGCGGATCGATCCCCGCCTGAAGCCAGTCTGCGCGTGCCCCAAAAGGCTGCCGGCCAGCGGCCGGCACTACCGTGCGTGACTGTCGGAGGGGCCGAGGCCCCTCTCTCAACACAGTTGCTCCACGGATGGATTCACGGCGTCCCCCGCGAACCCAACCCGCCCCGCCAAGCGCGACATAACCCAGAGCCGCCTTTGACGTTGCTGTTGCTTTTGCCGTGGCAGTACAAGCCTGCCGCAGGCAGCGCCCGCGGCCGCCGCCGCAGGAAAACCTTAGATCTTCTTCGCCAGCGACTCGGCCAGGCCGATATAGCTGCCCGGGGTCATCTCCAGCAGGCGCTGCTTCGCATCCGCCGGCAGCTCCAGTCCCTGCACGAACGCGCGCATCGACTCGGCCGTGATGCCCTGGCCGCGGGTCAGCGCCTTCAGCTGCTCGTACGGGTTCGGCAGGCCATGGCGGCGCATCACCGTCTGCACGGCCTCGGCCAGCACCTCCCAGGCCGCGTCCAGATCCGCGTCCAGGCGCTGCGGGTTCACTTCCAGCTTGCCCAGGCCCTTGGCCAGCGAATCCAGCGCCACCTGGCTGTGGCCGAACGCGGTACCCAGCGCACGCAGCACGGTGGAGTCGGTCAGGTCACGCTGCCAGCGGCTGATCGGCAGCTTTGCGCTGAAATGCTCGAACAGCGCATTGGCGATGCCGAAGTTGCCTTCGGCGTTCTCGAAATCGATCGGGTTGACCTTGTGCGGCATCGTCGACGAGCCGACTTCGCCTTCCTTCAGGCGCTGCTTGAAGTAGCCCAGCGAGACGTAGCCCCAGATGTCACGGGCCAGGTCGATCAGGATGATGTTGGCGCGGCGCGCGGCATCACCGATCTCGGCGATGTTGTCGTGCGGCTCGATCTGCGTGGTGTAGGGGTTGAACACCAGGCCCAGGCCGGTAACGAAGCGCTCGGCGAAGGCCGGCCAGTCCACGTCCGGGTAGCTGGCGACGTGGGCGTTGTAGTTGCCGACCGCGCCGTTGATCTTGCCGGTCAGCTCGACCGCGGCGATCTGCCGGCGCTGGCGCTCCAGGCGGGCGACCACGTTGGCCAGTTCCTTGCCCAGGGTGGTCGGCGAGGCGGTCTGTCCATGGGTGCGCGACAGCATCGGCTGGCCAGTCTGGGCGTGCGCCAGGTTGCGCAGTGCGGTGGCGATGCCGTCCAGGGTCGGCAGCAGCACCTCGCGGCGGGCCTGTTCCAGCATCAGGCCGTAGCTGAGGTTGTTGATGTCTTCGCTGGTGCAGGCGAAATGCACGAACTCCAGCGCCGGCGCCAGCTCGGCATCGTCCTTCAGCTGTTCCTTGATGAAGTACTCCACCGCCTTGACGTCATGGTTGGTGGTGCGCTCGATCTCCTTCACGCGCGCGGCCTGGGCCGGGCTGAAGCCGCTGGCCAGCGCACGCAGGCGGACGATGGCGGCGTCGGAGAACGCGGCCAGCTCGACGATGCCCGGTTCGGCGGCCAGGGCCAGCAGCCACTCCACTTCGACCGTGACGCGGGCCTTGATCAGGCCGTACTCGGAGAAGATCGGGCGCAGGGCGTCGACCTTGCCGGCGTAGCGGCCATCGAGCGGGGACAGGGCGAGCAGGGCGGATTCGGACATGTCGGCAGGGAAGGGCGAGCGGCGGGGGCCATATTCTACGACGCGGGGCCTTTGCATGCTCGGTAGCGCCGGGCGATGCCCGGCGGATGGCGGCCGCGCTGCGCGCTCGCCGGGCACGGCCCGGCGCTACCCGTGTAAACGGCCCTGCGGATGAAACGATCTGGCCCGCGCTCGTCATCCCACACCGCAGGCAACGGAGTATCGTTGTCGCAGCCGCCAGCCCGGGAAGCGACACCCTGCCAGCCGCCGCTTCCCTTTCCCCAACCGAAGTAGTGCGGAGTTGAATGCAATGAGCAAAGCTGCAAGCAAGAGCGCCCCCAAGGGGTTCCGGATCGAGCACGACAGCATGGGCGAGCTGCAGGTGCCTGCTGACGCGCTGTGGGGCGCGCAGACCCAGCGCGCTGTACAGAATTTCCCGGTGTCGGGCCAGCGCATGCCGCGCGGCTTCATCCGCGCACTGGGCCTGGTCAAGGGAGCTGCCGCCGGCGTCAACGCCGAGCTGGGCCACTTGTCCAAGACGGTGGCCAAGGCGATCCAGTCTGCCGCTGCTGAAGTGGCGGACGGCACGTGGGATGCGCAGTTCCCGATCGACGTCTACCAGACCGGTTCGGGTACCTCCTCGAACATGAACGCCAACGAGGTCATCGCCACCCTGGCCAACCGTGCGGGCAAGGCCGGCAAGACCGTGGTGCACCCCAACGATCACGTCAACCAGGGGCAGAGCTCCAACGATGTGATTCCGACCGCGCTGCGGGTGTCGGCCGTGCTGGCCACCCACGAGCAGCTGCTGCCGGCGCTGGCGCACCTGCGCAAGACCCTGGACAAGAAGGGCCGCAGCCTGCGCAAGGTGGTCAAGACCGGTCGCACCCATCTGATGGATGCGATGCCGCTGACCTTCGAGCAGGAATTCGGTGCGTGGTCGGCGCAGCTGGCCTCGGCGCAGGAGCGCATCGAGGACAGCCTCAAGCGCGTGCGCCGCCTGCCGCTGGGCGGCACTGCCATCGGCACCGGCATCAATGCCGACCCGCGCTTCGGTGCGCAGGTGGCCAAGGCGCTGAAGCAGCAGACCGGTTTCAAGTTCGACAGCGCCGAGAACAAGTTCGAAGGCCTGGCTGCGCAGGATGATGCGGTTGAACTGTCGGGACAGCTCAACGCGCTGGCGGTGGCCCTGATCAAGATCGCCAACGATCTGCGCTGGATGAACGCCGGCCCGCTGGCGGGCCTGGGCGAGATCGAACTGCCGGCACTGCAGCCGGGGTCTTCGATCATGCCGGGCAAGGTCAATCCGGTGATTCCGGAGGCGACGGTGATGGCCTGCGCCCAGGTGATCGGCCACCACACGGCGATTACCGTGGCTGGCCAGACCGGCAACTTCCAGCTCAATGTGACGCTGCCGCTGATCGCGGTGAACCTGCTCGATGGCATCGGCCTGCTGGCCAATGTGTCGACCCTGCTGGCCGACAGCGCCATTGCTGGCCTGAAGGTGCGCGAAGACCGCGTGGCCGAGGCGCTGGCGCGCAATCCGATCCTGGTGACTGCGCTGAACCCGATCATCGGCTACGAGAAAGCCGCTGCCATCGCCAAGCGGGCCTACAAGGAACAGCGGCCGGTGCTGGACGTGGCGCTGGAAGACAGTGGTCTGGCCGAAGCCGAGCTGCGCCGGCTGCTGGATCCCGCCGCGCTGACGGCCGGTGGCATCCAGTCCGGTGGCGGTGGTGCCGGCGGCTGATCTGCAATCTGCAGCCTGTAGAGCCGAGCCCATGCTCGGCTCAGGTGACAGGCAGTAGCCGAGCATGGGCTCGGCTCTACAAGTGGAAACGCCGCCCGGGAGGGCGGCGTTCTTGTTTCAGCGACGGTCGGCGACGATGTTGCCGAAGGTCTCGGTGTAGTCCTTGAACTCGGGAATGGTCTGCACCAGGTCCGGCGGAATCACCTGCATGCCTTCCGGCGGCACGATCTTCACCGGCTGCATGTTGGGGTCGGCCGGTGCGGCCACCAGCGTGTTCTGGCGCAGCACCTGCAGCTTGCCGAACATCGTCTGCAGCATCTGCTTCTGCTCGGCATTGAGCGGGATCAGGATCTCGTCGATCTTCATCTGCCCGTCGGGCAGGATGATGATGTTCGGTGCCGGCTGGCGGCGCACGGTCACGATGCTTTCGCTGACCGAGATCTTCGGTTTGCCACGCTCGGCGCGGTGGTTGCGGTAGTCCTGGTCGCAGCCGACCAGGCCAAGGCAGAGCAGGGCGGCCAGCAGCAGAAACAGCTTTTTCATGGCGGTTCAATGAAGTGCATCCGGGGTCGCCATTGTAAGCCCGCCGGGACGCAGCGGCCGGCAACGCGTGCGCGCTGCCGGCCGGGTGCGCTGATGTGTCGCAGGGTCAGCGGTTGACGACGGTGTCCTTGCCGCAGTCGTCCACATCGCTCTGGTCCATCGTGGCGTAGGGCTTGAACGCCGGCAGCGACGCAGCCAGCGCCTGCTGGCTGGCCAGCATGGCCGGCATGCGGTCGCAGATGCGCTTGGCCTGCGCCTCGATCTTGGCGGCCTCGGCGTTGATCCGCTTTTCGATGCCTTCGCTGTCGCCGCTGAAGATGCCCTTCAGTGCTTCACCGGCAGCGTTGGCGCCGAGCTTGGCGCCCGCCAGGCCGACATCCATGCCGTCCATCGCCACTGCCACCACGTGCC includes the following:
- a CDS encoding cupin domain-containing protein; amino-acid sequence: MAARKSTSPLIEVHARRGQPLGMSPAAFLRDFWQKRPLLIRNAFPDFQTPVQPEDLAGLACEEGVLARLIEHDKAQDSWRVRSGPFQEDIFPALPDHDWTLLVQDVDKWDKDVRALIEHFSFLPRWRMDDVMISFAATGGSVGAHVDQYDVFLLQAHGHRRWQIDASESIKGKRPPLGFRPDVELKLLQVFKPTHDWVLAPGDMLYLPPNVPHHGVAEDPCLTFSFGMRAPSSAELISDYLDTLIADADENIRYEDADLKAPADPNEIDTVAMARVITALNAIRMNDPDKLGDWFGRFITTYRAAGEVMAHQAAPAPEEVVQALASGLLLQRHPWARLAWRRAKRGASLYVSGQDFALPVKDAQRLAGAEQLDAAAYRGLSDKGRAVIQQLLVGGVFQLIDPNEMYADEDEEVLGEVVEGREQIEVIDTDAMSDDVHLVTVHDDGIEVIVNFDDHDEDDSDTGRG
- the purB gene encoding adenylosuccinate lyase translates to MSESALLALSPLDGRYAGKVDALRPIFSEYGLIKARVTVEVEWLLALAAEPGIVELAAFSDAAIVRLRALASGFSPAQAARVKEIERTTNHDVKAVEYFIKEQLKDDAELAPALEFVHFACTSEDINNLSYGLMLEQARREVLLPTLDGIATALRNLAHAQTGQPMLSRTHGQTASPTTLGKELANVVARLERQRRQIAAVELTGKINGAVGNYNAHVASYPDVDWPAFAERFVTGLGLVFNPYTTQIEPHDNIAEIGDAARRANIILIDLARDIWGYVSLGYFKQRLKEGEVGSSTMPHKVNPIDFENAEGNFGIANALFEHFSAKLPISRWQRDLTDSTVLRALGTAFGHSQVALDSLAKGLGKLEVNPQRLDADLDAAWEVLAEAVQTVMRRHGLPNPYEQLKALTRGQGITAESMRAFVQGLELPADAKQRLLEMTPGSYIGLAESLAKKI
- a CDS encoding class II fumarate hydratase codes for the protein MSKAASKSAPKGFRIEHDSMGELQVPADALWGAQTQRAVQNFPVSGQRMPRGFIRALGLVKGAAAGVNAELGHLSKTVAKAIQSAAAEVADGTWDAQFPIDVYQTGSGTSSNMNANEVIATLANRAGKAGKTVVHPNDHVNQGQSSNDVIPTALRVSAVLATHEQLLPALAHLRKTLDKKGRSLRKVVKTGRTHLMDAMPLTFEQEFGAWSAQLASAQERIEDSLKRVRRLPLGGTAIGTGINADPRFGAQVAKALKQQTGFKFDSAENKFEGLAAQDDAVELSGQLNALAVALIKIANDLRWMNAGPLAGLGEIELPALQPGSSIMPGKVNPVIPEATVMACAQVIGHHTAITVAGQTGNFQLNVTLPLIAVNLLDGIGLLANVSTLLADSAIAGLKVREDRVAEALARNPILVTALNPIIGYEKAAAIAKRAYKEQRPVLDVALEDSGLAEAELRRLLDPAALTAGGIQSGGGGAGG
- a CDS encoding DUF2884 family protein, whose product is MNLLRLLPAALLCLPLIACGDTSSPDKTAGKAVAETAGGVGQTVKEAMDDARKEITEGNIKISADNQPRAEITPQGQLLIGGKQVTLDDGQRRQLLDYRGHVVAVAMDGMDVGLAGAKLGANAAGEALKGIFSGDSEGIEKRINAEAAKIEAQAKRICDRMPAMLASQQALAASLPAFKPYATMDQSDVDDCGKDTVVNR